The genome window agtTTTGTTGCAGTCCTAAAAGGATTACGAATGTGTCCCAACACATTTGCCTAGTTCAATTCACAACTGTTTCGCATCGTATATCTTGATTTAATCCAATCCGTTGTGCCCACGCTTTATTAGtttcttttccatttccattggAAAAGTGTTGAGAAATATTGCAAACATCTAATAATGATGCAATTTATGTGCAATTCAAgtcttttcaatttcatttaatataatcaCTACTTAAAAATTCAGAATAAGAATGAGAATTAAAGACAAAAATTTTCAGACATTgcctattattattattattttgtttattgctcAATTTTCAGTTCGCTcatattatttgcattgctGGTTGAGCTACCATTCAACATCAttctgaaaataaaattataaaagacaTTTATAATTCTTCCAAAAAATAgtgtattaaattaatactattaataataatttgagccatttgtatttgtcgaaatattttatatgatattgaagaatatgaaaaatttGTGACAATTAAAGGGAAATACCTACTTGgagaattatttaaaatattattttttttgatattaaGACATGTcaatattttcagtatatgtTTTAAACAGAACATTCAGCTTTAGATAtagatttaatttgaaaaataacaCAATAATAAGTCGAATAAGTATAAAATTTTgattacttttaaaatgttaatgtgAAAGATATGCCTAAAAGAAAactgttttaaataaaagaagtaCGATTTAGATAAGTTTTCTTCGAAAATTTTTAGGGCTTGGCTGAAATTTGcagaaaacattaaattttagataataatttatattcgaAATTCAGTTACAGAAGAATCATTAAGaagttttgaaaaatattttctatttaaattttccttAAAAACAAATCTTATGTATTGTTGCAGAgttgtattaaatatattgaataaatattgagttggagaaaatatttagttaaattttaacaaatattttacattttaattctCAATTAATGATTAATTGTGTTGCAGGCAACGAGATGGTTGAAAAGTATTtagaaaatatgttttatttaaagttctACCCTAAAGTATTCTTGAATGTTAAACAGCTTGTTGTCAGAAAatgttatactatataattGCCTTATCAAAGCTTAGTCCTAATTATTTTACAGACAAGGTTAACGAAATACTTTTAAGTGTTGAACAACTTAGTGTTAGAAAATATTGAACTATTTAATTTCCCTATCGAACCTAATTCCTAATTATTTTACAGGCAAGGAGATGGTTGACTACATAGCCGACTATTTGGAGAACATACGCGAGCGTCGCGTCTTTCCGGACGTGAGTCCTGGCTACATGCGACAACTGTTGCCAGAGTCAGCGCCTGTGGAGGGCGAATCCTGGCCCAAGATCTTTGGGGATGTGGAGCGCATTGTGATGCCTGGAGTAACGCATTGGCAGTCGCCACATATGCACGGATACTTTCCGGCATTGAACTCGATGCCATCGCTGCTTGGGGATATGTTGGCGGATGCGATCAACTGCTTGGGCTTCACCTGGGCGAGTTCACCGGCGTGCACAGAGCTGGAGATTGTGGTGATGAATTGGCTGGGCAAGATGATTGGCCTGCCGGATGAGTTTCTGCATctgagcaacaacagcaagggAGGCGGAGTGCTACAGACGACGGCGAGTGAGGCGACGCTTGTGTGTTTGCTCGCTGGCAGGACACGCGCCATTCAGCGATTCCATGAGCATAATCCTGGGTATCAGGATGCCGAGATAAATGCACGTCTTGTGGCCTATTGTTCGGATCAGGCGCATTCAAGCGTTGAGAAGGCGGCGCTCATTGGTGAGTTCGCTGCTCAACTGACGCACATCTAAGCGGCTTATGCAACCCAACACCAACACCTACACCTTCTTCTctcccttcccctctctctctcactcttcctTTGCAGGACTCGTGCGTATGCGCTATATTGAGGCAGACGAGCAGCTGGCCATGCGAGGCAAACTGTTGCGCGAGGCCATCGACGACGACATTAAGCAGGGCCTTGTTCCATTCTGGGTGAGTCTCGACTTTGCTTTCGTCTTCGCTTTCGCCTTCGCCTGGCACTTGTCAAAATTAATTGGACGCCGCCGTCGTGCAATTAGGCGCTGAGTGGATTTgtggacagcagcagctgctctcACTCTAGCACTCCGCCGTGCTATTTTtgtctctctcttactctctgcTTCTCTGATTCCCAGCGGAGCCAATTAATAAACGTCAGCAAGCGAGTTGCGCTCTGCTTATCGCTCTCATTTTAAGCGGCTTCTTTAGCCGATTACTTAACTCTCTCCAGAGGCTACTCTTTCGTTATCCTTTGCCTACCTTCATTCGCAAACGTTTAGCAGGCAGCTtacaaattgcttttgctctcAGGAGAGCAATTGTCATTCAATACTTTTGTAGAAGGCTTTCTAAACCTAGAAGTAacttaaaaacattaaaacatagcttacttttttcttttagaaATATTACCTACTTTTTTATTCGCGTctgatattaataatttaataaggTTTTGCCtgaatcaaaaatataatgttgaatataataatatacaagtttcattttagtttttttccgGTATGTTATGCTatgaatttacattttcattatttttaaaaagggATCGCATATTAGATAGGACATTAATTTGTACTATTTaagaagtttattttaaactttatcGATTTATTCCcgttaaaaatgaaaatataattttctgtGTTCGATTAAAACACATAACAGCACTTtgctttaaaatgtaattgaattcaaatataattttcattcttCGTTCCCTTTTAAAAgtaacaaagaaaacaaataacagGAATTTGCCTTCACTTTACCCAGAAGACGATACTTGTTTAATCCTTTTTTCACGTTTTTTCCGAAAGCTAAGATTATATTAGGAATTTACTTGCATTTATAAATTAGCACAGAAGTTTCAGAGCTTTAAAGTTAGAGTATTGAACTCGTGTTACAATTTAGCTCGTCAGTGTAtatctttaaataataataatgagcaaTGAATTACTAATTAAGTTTACTGTAGATTCATTTAAAAACTAGCTTCAAAAACGCagtaatacaataatatcataatatttTTCCACACTTTCCTTAAATGTTCTATAAATAGCAGTTACATTTCCGTATCCCGAACTATAATTTCTCCTTAAAATAGCTATGATATAATAAGGCTCTTCATTCgtaacaaatttaattctaGTTTCAAGTGAAAATTCACACTAACAAAATATCcgtattacatttatttagtCGGGAATAACTTTAGTTACcgaaaagttcttaaattaCGCTTTGCAATCTTATATTCAATCTTTAATTAAGATTTTAatctacaaataaaatatttttaatcttaaaatgcaaattttgattGAAGATTGTTGCaacctaaaaatcttatttcaagattgttcttttttaagataaaaaaaatccttaaatcaagattttttcaatctagattttGTTTTCTCTGTGTTTAATTtgtctttaaaataaaaaatagcaAACGTAAGCAAAGTTTTCATTAACAACTCGTTCTAAAAAATCAGCTGTAAATGTCTTCGCACATTTTACTTAGTTTTaactttgaatatttatttattttatttgataaaattATATGTAAGTCAAATTAAAACTCACACTATTACTAAAACAGTGGCTGCAACTATAAAGTAACATTTCCATATCACTTTTAAgtagtatttaataatttaataacaatttcttCGCAGGTTTGCGCCACGCTTGGCAGCACAGGCAGCTGCAGCTTTGACAATCTGGATGAAGTGAGTGCACAGTACAATTATCAaacttatttgcatttaaataataaactgcTGTTCTAACTAATTCCATTCTCTCCTTTCAGGTGGGCGTCGTGTGTCGCGAGTACAATTTGTGGCTGCACGTGGATGCCGCGTATGCGGGCAGCGCCTTCATCTGTCCCGAGTTTCGCACCTGGCTGCGAGGCATCGAACGTGCAGATTCGATTGCCTTCAATCCGTCCAAGTGGCTGATGGTGCACTTCGATGCGACTGCGATGTGGGTGCGAGACAGCACCGCAGTGCATCGCACCTTCAACGTGGAGCCGTTGTATCTGCAGCATGAGAACTCTGGTGTGGCTGTCGATTTTATGCACTGGCAAATTCCGTTGAGTCGTCGATTTCGTTCGCTCAAAGTGTGGTTTGTGCTCCGATCCTTTGGCATCAAAGGACTGCAGCGACACATACGCGAAGGCGTTCGTTTAGCCCAGAAATTCGAAGCTCTAGTGCTCGCCGATCATCGCTTCGAGTTGCCCGCAAAGCGCCATCTAGGTCTCGTTGTATTTCGCATTCGTGGCGATAACGAGATCACCGAGCGTCTGTTGAAGCGTCTGAATTATCGCGGCAATCAACACTGTGTGCCGTCATCGCTGAAAGGACAATACGTCATTCGCTTCACGATCACCTCGACGCACACCACACTCGATGACATTGTCAAGGATTGGATGGAGATCAAGCAGGTGGCATCGATGGTGCTCGACGAGATGAACATCACCATTTCGAATCGTGTCTATCTCAAGGGTAAACACTGGGCGTTACCCAATTATAATTGATTCGCCCGCATTTCGAATTTGTTCTTTTACGTTCTTTTAGTTTAgttgacatttttttgtaatttacatattttacttattttacgTTTATGTTTTGTCCATTGTATAAAACACTTTGATCCACCCAAAATGCATATGACTCTCATTCTCTTTCAGTTTATAGAACACTTTATCTAGCCATAGATACATCAGTTCAATTATCTTTAATTAGAAGCATTTTGTAGCTGCTGGTTAGCAACATTAGCTGCAAgatgcaaatggcaaaaaagtAGTTAACAGTTGCATATTGAAGTCAAACTTCTATACaaactatataaatacaacTTAGCTGACTTTACTTGTTAGAACATTGGCTAGAAGGCttttaagaaaatttgaaaatatatagaaataatcAGGTAGGTAGATAGATAGAATCAGTTTGAAATTAGATAGAAATAGATAGAggtatattattcatttatttatatataatataagaataGAAGACTAGAGCAAAAGGATAATTCTgtagtaaaaaataaacatatgtatatatataatctaGAATTCGTGAAAGAATTGTATTATGTATCTAGTAATCAGCAGTGTCCataattatttgcatattaaatattatataatattctaaataaaatgaagtacAAAAGGTAATTTAGTAAAGTATACTAGTGAATACAGTGAATGCagtgaaataattataaactaaATAGAAATTGTAGACGATGCATTTAAACAAAGCAAGAACATTTTAGAAACACAATTActtgtaaaaattaaaatgctgaGGTTAACTTCATTAACTTCTTATGTATTctcaacataaaaaaatttagtttatttttatatgacattcattttaaacagaacatttatttgtatagggtattaaatacttaaaaataaagaaaacaagcAAAGTTTGGTCAAAACAGTTTCACCTAATTCAAACgattatttcatattaaagaATTTAGATACAATACAAAGTTCTTGCTGgctactttttatatttttatcacaagggaatatatgttttttgtaattaatagAACAAGCGAAGTTTGTTGAGATCAATTTTAACACTTCAAGCACTTATTTCATGttaaaatctttatttgaCATGCCTTTAGATACTTTGCAGACTTGTGATATAATGTAGAAATGTTCCTAGTTATTTGTagaataaatacaatttaatataattgaaaatgaaatacagaTACCAAGGAGAAAAGCGAAGCATTTGGCTCCAGTTTGCTGCTGTCGAACTCGCCGCTGTCGCCAAAGGTGGTGAACGGTTCCTTTGCGGCGATCTTCGATGCAGATGAGTTTCTGGCCAAGACCTATGCGGGCATACGCATAGCAGTAAGTGAAGAAGAAGTTAAagtaatgaattaaattaatattattatgactACACAGCATCAAGAGTCGCCTTCAACGCGACGTCGAGTGCGAGGAATTCTGATGTCCGGCAAACAATTCTCTCTGGACTCGCACATGGATGTGGCGGTGGTACGGACCACACTCGATGACAGTGGCAGCCATAGTCACAGCCACAGCCCTGCTGTGAATTCCTATGGCCGAACCACAGGTCGCGAGGCGGGGCAAGCGGTGGCGGTGGGTGGGGGACAGGCGAGCATCCGCGAGGATGTGGACAACGAGGAGTCCGCGGCGGAAGGTATGAAGCACAGGTAGTGTAGAGCACCCCCAATTAGTTCTATTGCTAGTTAACCTAAGCTCGGATAAAGCTTTGCAAGAATTCATTTACGATATTTGTACTTTGcgattaattttgaaattttcctCAGAAACTgagctgcttctgctgcagcTGAGTCGCAGACGtcgcagcagccacaacaactcCAGTTCCCAGTCCAGCaaacacaactacaactacaacaacagcaacagcaatagcatcTCTAATCTGAATGCCACGCCCGCCAATCACTTTCGCCCGATTGCACTTTACACCGCACATTCGCAGTCTCAATCACTGTCCCAATCACAATCGCCTTGCAGTGCCACCGTCTCGGTGGACAGTCTGTTGACGCCAGTCACCCACTGTGATGTGTATCATGGCAAGCGATTTCTGGAGCCAGTGAGCAGCCTGATCGACAACAGCTCCTTCACCAGCAGCATTCATCACATGCCCACGCCCATTACAACGCCAACGGAGGACTTTGATTGGCCCGCACGAACCTTTAATCAATTGCTCCTCGAACGTTATGCTCAGTCCTCATCGCATTCGGTGGCCGATGGTGAATGCTCCTCATCCACGGACAGCAGCAGTCTCAGTCTGGCCAGAGTCATCACAGCCACGCCGAGCATCCTCAGTAGTCTCAATGAGTTGGCTTCGCCGCTGCTCGGTTCCTTTGCCTCTCCCTCGCAACCGCTGCAATCCGCTTTGGGTGACTCCGATTCGGATGCCACCATTTGCTCGGCGGCCTCTTCGCTGGAGTCCCTTTAACTAATCATAACCataatattttactatatgATATTCGTGTACTTAGAAATTGTAACTATCCTTCACTGCTGTGCAATCAATAATGTTATCTATCGTAGTATCAAATCGGGGttataacatattatataacataaatacaaatttatctCTAACATTGAACCTTACTCTAATCCcatgtaatatatatatttaaacccATACTTAACTAAGTCTAACAATCAgttctatatactatacttaGCTTAATCAAACACATAAATGAATCTGCTTTGCAATTGTCCTTCTCCTCTCCCCCTTGCCCATCTACAACATGCTGTAGGACGATccaatataattataaatattatgtaaaTTCCAAGTTTTACTCCTCATTGTGATTAAAGTTTCAGCGTTAAAAGTATAAAGTCTTTTAATcggtttttgtattttagaaaCCTTTATTGGGAAAATATGAAAcgtgtttttatttgtatagaaCTCAAAACAATATAACGAAATAATAGTACAGGcgaatttaaagaaaaacatttgtaaacaacataatttgaaaatttttagtGGAGCAAgtatttaacataatttggcaatataccaaatatgacctttggtgtatttttactatttttggggtatactcattttgtatattttaaaattaatactgcacTTAGAAATTATAACTCTCCTTCACTGCTGTGCAATCAATAATGTTATCTATCGTAGTATCAATCGGGGTTATAACATataacacaaatacaaatttatctCTAACATTGAACCTTACTATAATCCcatgtaatatatatatttaaacccATACTTAACTAAGTCTAACAAGCAgttctatatactatacttaGCTTAATCAAACACATAAATGAATCTGCTTTCCAATCGTCCTTCTCCTCTCCCTCTTTGCCCATCTACAACTTGCTGTAGAATgattcaatattaatataaatattatgataATTCCAAGTTTTACTTCTCATTGTAATTAAAGTttcaaagttaaaataaaaagtctTTTTATGGGAGTTCTTCTATTCTATTTTAGAATATCTTAAGCGTATTTTATGTAAGCATTTTACAATTAAGCAagatataatattacaaaaaaaaaaaacactacaggctaatttaaagaaatcattgcaataaataaacaaaaacctATAGTGGAGAAAggtttttgttaaaaattacATACATAGTCTAAAAATTACATCATCTGAAAATTGTATATTGGTTCCCATTGATTTTCCAATAATCTAAACTGTAGTGAAGGCTATAATTTTTAAGAACTCTTTTTCATCTGTTTTTAAACACTTTCACTTATAAAATTTctgatttattattacttaaatttattttattttattagtcACACaagtatttaagtatttttattaaaataacttgGAGTCTATAAGATAATTGATTTTAGGCTCTAAtcttttttgtataaaacTTTTGCTGTTTTCGAAGAACTTAATATTGATGATTAGGAAAAGAAATGGGGAAAGTGTTAGGATAGAATAGAATTTAAAGTCAAAGAATTAAAGATAAACGATTTTTCttaatatgttatttatttttatttaaaaaggttagttataattaaaatcaatactAACACTATTGGTAAACCTATGGCTGAAAAGGTCTTCAGCTTTTGCAAATATACAACTTTACCCCATCATCtgcattaaaatcaatttatataacaTTGTTTAGGTTCTTTTTAAAAAGTGTTTGGTATTAACTTCCAAAATTAAACCTAATGCTCGATCGCAGACATTACCACAAAGTGCAGCTACCCTTCGCTTGGAGTTATTACAATTAtatctattaaaatattagCTAATTAAGCTGgtaattttacaatatttatccCTACAAAGCATCTTGCGATACTAGTTACAAGTAAAAATATTGTGAATGGTTCATGGACACGGAATCATTATCAAGATAGAACCGACAAGCGAACAACTCTTGGAACATGCAACCAGCTGTATCAAATGGGAAattcaatgcaaataaaataaa of Drosophila nasuta strain 15112-1781.00 chromosome 3, ASM2355853v1, whole genome shotgun sequence contains these proteins:
- the LOC132788500 gene encoding histidine decarboxylase isoform X1; the encoded protein is MDYKEYRQRGKEMVDYIADYLENIRERRVFPDVSPGYMRQLLPESAPVEGESWPKIFGDVERIVMPGVTHWQSPHMHGYFPALNSMPSLLGDMLADAINCLGFTWASSPACTELEIVVMNWLGKMIGLPDEFLHLSNNSKGGGVLQTTASEATLVCLLAGRTRAIQRFHEHNPGYQDAEINARLVAYCSDQAHSSVEKAALIGLVRMRYIEADEQLAMRGKLLREAIDDDIKQGLVPFWVCATLGSTGSCSFDNLDEVGVVCREYNLWLHVDAAYAGSAFICPEFRTWLRGIERADSIAFNPSKWLMVHFDATAMWVRDSTAVHRTFNVEPLYLQHENSGVAVDFMHWQIPLSRRFRSLKVWFVLRSFGIKGLQRHIREGVRLAQKFEALVLADHRFELPAKRHLGLVVFRIRGDNEITERLLKRLNYRGNQHCVPSSLKGQYVIRFTITSTHTTLDDIVKDWMEIKQVASMVLDEMNITISNRVYLKDTKEKSEAFGSSLLLSNSPLSPKVVNGSFAAIFDADEFLAKTYAGIRIAHQESPSTRRRVRGILMSGKQFSLDSHMDVAVVRTTLDDSGSHSHSHSPAVNSYGRTTGREAGQAVAVGGGQASIREDVDNEESAAEETELLLLQLSRRRRSSHNNSSSQSSKHNYNYNNSNSNSISNLNATPANHFRPIALYTAHSQSQSLSQSQSPCSATVSVDSLLTPVTHCDVYHGKRFLEPVSSLIDNSSFTSSIHHMPTPITTPTEDFDWPARTFNQLLLERYAQSSSHSVADGECSSSTDSSSLSLARVITATPSILSSLNELASPLLGSFASPSQPLQSALGDSDSDATICSAASSLESL
- the LOC132788500 gene encoding histidine decarboxylase isoform X2, encoding MDYKEYRQRGKEMVDYIADYLENIRERRVFPDVSPGYMRQLLPESAPVEGESWPKIFGDVERIVMPGVTHWQSPHMHGYFPALNSMPSLLGDMLADAINCLGFTWASSPACTELEIVVMNWLGKMIGLPDEFLHLSNNSKGGGVLQTTASEATLVCLLAGRTRAIQRFHEHNPGYQDAEINARLVAYCSDQAHSSVEKAALIGLVRMRYIEADEQLAMRGKLLREAIDDDIKQGLVPFWVCATLGSTGSCSFDNLDEVGVVCREYNLWLHVDAAYAGSAFICPEFRTWLRGIERADSIAFNPSKWLMVHFDATAMWVRDSTAVHRTFNVEPLYLQHENSGVAVDFMHWQIPLSRRFRSLKVWFVLRSFGIKGLQRHIREGVRLAQKFEALVLADHRFELPAKRHLGLVVFRIRGDNEITERLLKRLNYRGNQHCVPSSLKGQYVIRFTITSTHTTLDDIVKDWMEIKQVASMVLDEMNITISNRVYLKDTKEKSEAFGSSLLLSNSPLSPKVVNGSFAAIFDADEFLAKTYAGIRIAHQESPSTRRRVRGILMSGKQFSLDSHMDVAVVRTTLDDSGSHSHSHSPAVNSYGRTTGREAGQAVAVGGGQASIREDVDNEESAAEGMKHRN